TAATCTCGAAAGTTGAACTAAAAACCTAACGCTACCAATAAGCGGCGAGCGGAGCGAGTCCGGCGACCAACGGGAGCGTACTTAATTGGTTTGTTATAAATCTAGCTTCAGATCTCGACGCACTTCCTTAGCAATTGTTGAGAGCAAAGGAGATACACCTTTGATTACAACCCTCGCTTGCTCAGGCTTCACCTCTTTTTGATCCTTTTCTGCCATATTGCGCATTCTATTGATATGACCCATCAAGTCTCCCAATGCTCCCATGATGTTTGATTTTTCATTAAAGAAAAGAGCGTTCCTTGAGCAAAACTTGTACAACTCTTCGAATTGCCTAGATGATTCAACCAGCGTTTCTAGTTGCTTAGTCTCGGAGTCAATAAACATCGGTACAACGTAACTTTCCAATTTGATTTTAATATCAGCTAGCTTTGCGTAAGCTTCAGTTAAGACTTCGACCCGCTTTGAGTGGTTTAAATTGACCACATGAGTCATTCTTTCAAGTTCGGTTTGAAATTTTACCAAACTAGATTGTTGATGCTCCTCAATTTGCTTAAGACGAAAAGCGAGTTCCTCATTTGCGCTTCGTGCTTGAGCCGCAGCCTCTGCAGTTTTTCGCTGAGTAAATACAGCACCAAATAATGCAATGAGTGCGGCAGCCGTGCTAGCACATGCCGCAATATATACTGGTTCTAATGTCACTTCTTCAAGACTTCCATATCTAAATAAAATTTATAACATTTATATAGTGCGCATGCGCACGTAACGGGATTAACGCGCATGCGCGTTTTGCCAAGCTCCCACATCTGCAAATGCTCAATTAACTATTTGTATATATTGAAGTTAACAGATAACGGAGCACCATTCCATGTTGAAAAAGTGAGCATGCACACATAATGGGATTAATGCGCAAAGTTGATTAATTGAGTTGCAGGTAAGTCGCGGTTTACAGCAGGTAAGTGAATTGAAAAGAGCTTGCTTTAAGAGGGGGCGAGCAAAACAGCGAGTAGATTGCGACTCTATCAATCTACCCGCTATCAAAATCACTAAGAACTATACTGTACTGCCATATCAATAAGCGGCTCACGTGAGCCTTTCTCAGCACGTAAACGTGCCAGATAACGCTCCCAGATTTCGACTTGTTGACTGCCTAGCTCGTACAAAATCTTCCACGAGAATAAGCCGGTGTCATGGCCGTCATCAAACACTAGCTTTACTGAGTAATTGCCCACTGGTTCAATAGCGTTGATGTTCACATTCTTCTTGTGGGTGACCAAAATAGGATTGCCGTGGCGCTGCACTTCGGCTGATGGAGAGTGCACTCGCAGCATTTCGCAGCTGATGTTGAATACCTCACCGTTATCAAAGGTGACTTCTAACATGCGTGATTTACGCTTGAGTTTTATGCCTGAGACATTAGGTGTGGTCATGGTGTTCTCTCTCGTTTAATGAAGTGTGTTGCTAAAAGCTTAGTTAATAAAAAGGTGACTGTTTAACGTATTACTACGAAAAAGTGAGTCACCTAGTTTAGCGAATATAGCTTGGGGTAAATCAGTATTGGCTCACATTATAATGTTGCAGCGGCTAACTGCTAATCGCTAACCGTTAACTGATCACCACGCCAATAGTTTGCTAGCTGTTACAGAATGAAGCGGCTTAGGTCTTCATCTTGTACTAGCAGATCAAGATGCTCATTGACGTACTTGTCGTCAATCACAAATGCGCTGCCAGACTTGTCAGAGGCCTCATATGAGATCTCTTCCATCAGCTTTTCCATTACCGTGTGCAGGCGGCGGGCACCAATATTTTCAGTGCGCTCGTTCACTTGCCATGCAGCTTCTGCAATACGCTTAATGCCAGACTCGGCAAACTCAATGGTTACGCCCTCGGTACCCATTAATGCGACATATTGCTCGGTTAATGATGCGTGAGGCTCGGTAAGAATACGCTCAAAATCTCCTGCGCTCAGGGCGTCTAGCTCAACACGAATTGGCAGACGACCTTGCAGCTCAGCGATTAAGTCTGATGGCTTAGACATTTGGAACGCACCAGAGGCGATAAACAAGATGTGGTCAGTTTTAACCATACCGTGCTTAGTATTAACGGTGCAGCCTTCTACTAGTGGTAGTAGGTCGCGTTGTACACCTTCGCGTGATACATCTGGACCAGAGGTGTCGCCACGCTTACAGATTTTGTCGATTTCGTCTAAGAACACGATCCCGTTTTGCTCAACTAAATCGATAGCTTGTTCTTTAAGATCTTCTTGGTTGACTAGCTTGGCCGCTTCGTCTTCAACCAGTTGTTTAAACGCATCTTTGATTTTCATCTTCTTGCGTTTAGTGGTGTTTTGACCGCCCATGTTTTGGAATAGACCTTGAAGCTGGTTGGTCATTTCTTCCATGCCTGGAGGCGACATGATCTCAACGCCAATTTGCGGCGCAGCGATATCAATTTCGATTTCTTTGTCATCTAGCTGACCTTCGCGTAATTTCTTACGGAAGATTTGACGAGTGTTTGAGTCATCTTTGTTGTCAGCGTCCCACTCGCTCTTAGGCTTTGGCAGTAGGGCATCAAGAATACGCTCTTCTGCTTGTTCTTCAGCGCGGAAGCGGCACTTCTTCATTTGCTGCTCGCGGGTCATTTTTACCGCTGAGTCAGTAAGGTCGCGAATGATTTGCTCAACTTCTTTACCTACGTAGCCCACTTCGGTGAACTTGGTGGCTTCAACTTTAATGAATGGCGCGTTAGCAAGCTTAGCTAGGCGGCGGGCAATTTCAGTTTTACCTACACCGGTTGGGCCAATCATAAGAATGTTTTTTGGGGTCACTTCTTGGCGCAAGTCTGGCTCAAGCTGCATGCGACGCCAGCGGTTACGCAGTGCTACTGCAACTGAGCGCTTGGCATTTTGTTGACCGATAATGTGCGTGTCCAGCTCGTGGACAATTTCGCGAGGTGTCATTTCAGACATAGTTGTTCCTTACGCTCAGAATTTAGTAGTCGATTTGTTCAATCGTTTTGTGCTGGTTCGAGTACACGCATATATCGCCTGCAATGGTTAGCGATTTTTCAGCAATCTCACGGGCTGTTAACTCAGTGTTTTGAATTAAAGCCAGTGCGGATGCGTGGGCAAAGTTGCCGCCTGAGCCAATAGCGACAATGTCGTGCTCAGGTTGTACTACGTCACCATTACCTGTGATGATTAATGATGCTTCAGTGTCGGCGACAATCAGCATGGCTTCTAGGTTGCGCAGCATTTTGTCTGTGCGCCAGTCTTTGGCTAGCTCAACCGCTGATTTAAGTAAGTGGCCTTGATGCATTTCTAGCTTGGTTTCAAAGCGTTCAAATAAGGTGAATGCATCTGCGGTGCCGCCAGCAAAACCTGCTAGCACCTTGTTGTTATATAGACGACGCACCTTACGTGCATTGCCTTTCATGACAGTATTGCCGAGGGAAACTTGGCCATCGCCTGCGATGACAACTTGATTATTGCGGCGTACGGATACGATTGTAGTCACGGGAAATCCTCTTCATTTAACAGCCAAGGAGTCTGTGTCGTTGGCTGACTGATAAAGCAGATATGGGGACAGTGCAGATAAATTCAAGGTATAGATAACACTCAGGCCACATAAAGTGGCCTGAGCGGTGGATTTTGGGGCGATTAAGCTTTGGTTACTTGTCTTGGATGACTAGCAGACTTATTGCCACAGCCAAATTTTACAGCCGTTAATGCCGCCACGTTGCAGAATGTGGCGCTGGCTTTCAGCTTTACGTTTACCTTCAAATGGGCCAAGTACCACCTTGTACCAAAGGCCGGTTGTGCCTTCGGTGCGCTTAACTTGCGCTTCCATACCCTGGAATGCAATTCGCGCTTTTAGTTGTTC
This DNA window, taken from Shewanella maritima, encodes the following:
- the hslV gene encoding ATP-dependent protease subunit HslV gives rise to the protein MTTIVSVRRNNQVVIAGDGQVSLGNTVMKGNARKVRRLYNNKVLAGFAGGTADAFTLFERFETKLEMHQGHLLKSAVELAKDWRTDKMLRNLEAMLIVADTEASLIITGNGDVVQPEHDIVAIGSGGNFAHASALALIQNTELTAREIAEKSLTIAGDICVYSNQHKTIEQIDY
- a CDS encoding gamma-butyrobetaine hydroxylase-like domain-containing protein, translated to MTTPNVSGIKLKRKSRMLEVTFDNGEVFNISCEMLRVHSPSAEVQRHGNPILVTHKKNVNINAIEPVGNYSVKLVFDDGHDTGLFSWKILYELGSQQVEIWERYLARLRAEKGSREPLIDMAVQYSS
- the hslU gene encoding HslU--HslV peptidase ATPase subunit, whose amino-acid sequence is MSEMTPREIVHELDTHIIGQQNAKRSVAVALRNRWRRMQLEPDLRQEVTPKNILMIGPTGVGKTEIARRLAKLANAPFIKVEATKFTEVGYVGKEVEQIIRDLTDSAVKMTREQQMKKCRFRAEEQAEERILDALLPKPKSEWDADNKDDSNTRQIFRKKLREGQLDDKEIEIDIAAPQIGVEIMSPPGMEEMTNQLQGLFQNMGGQNTTKRKKMKIKDAFKQLVEDEAAKLVNQEDLKEQAIDLVEQNGIVFLDEIDKICKRGDTSGPDVSREGVQRDLLPLVEGCTVNTKHGMVKTDHILFIASGAFQMSKPSDLIAELQGRLPIRVELDALSAGDFERILTEPHASLTEQYVALMGTEGVTIEFAESGIKRIAEAAWQVNERTENIGARRLHTVMEKLMEEISYEASDKSGSAFVIDDKYVNEHLDLLVQDEDLSRFIL